A section of the Elusimicrobiota bacterium genome encodes:
- a CDS encoding cold shock domain-containing protein: MPTGKVKWFNDQKGYGFITPDDGSKDLFVHHSAIMGEGFKTLAENQAVEFEVQESDKGPRAANVKKL, translated from the coding sequence ATGCCAACAGGAAAAGTGAAGTGGTTCAATGATCAGAAGGGTTATGGTTTCATTACTCCGGATGATGGTTCGAAGGATTTGTTCGTCCATCATTCCGCAATCATGGGTGAGGGATTCAAGACCCTGGCTGAGAATCAAGCGGTTGAATTTGAGGTTCAGGAGTCCGACAAAGGTCCCAGGGCTGCCAACGTTAAGAAGCTCTAA
- the hrcA gene encoding heat-inducible transcription repressor HrcA yields MRQLKPEVVEERKKSLLQWVIHYYIKHSRPVSSSVIADEAGMNLSSATIRSILQELEEEGYLFHPHTSAGREPTDKGYRFYVDYLIDVQRLASDEKEKLERQYRNRIEEMDTLFSETSKLLSKISHGAGLVLSPKMRNHALKRLELIHLGGRNVLGILVTEAGMVRHWPIQVAFAPSARQINMLNRFLNDNIKGCSVQEAQAAVMAKLAQMETEFRELTALAGELLKEVGHVIVPEALYVEGADNILSQAEDLGDFHTLQSLLRVISEKEALAGLMEEELSHRLKEEKGLGKPLQSRVRIGQESGIPELGPFSLVTTTYEHKGRIMGVLGILGSKRMEYSRMMSLVEYMSDIVSRKIQSWDVESGDD; encoded by the coding sequence ATGCGCCAGCTCAAGCCGGAAGTCGTCGAAGAGCGCAAAAAAAGCCTGCTCCAGTGGGTGATTCATTATTACATCAAGCATTCCCGGCCCGTGTCCTCCTCCGTGATCGCAGACGAGGCTGGGATGAATCTCTCCAGCGCCACGATCCGCAGCATTCTACAGGAGCTGGAGGAGGAGGGCTATCTCTTCCATCCCCATACCTCGGCGGGACGCGAGCCGACGGACAAGGGGTACCGGTTTTACGTGGATTACTTGATCGACGTCCAGCGACTGGCCTCCGACGAGAAGGAGAAGCTCGAGAGGCAATACCGCAATCGCATCGAGGAAATGGACACCTTGTTTTCGGAGACATCGAAACTCCTCTCCAAGATCTCCCACGGGGCGGGCCTGGTGCTCTCGCCCAAGATGCGCAACCACGCCTTGAAGCGCCTGGAGCTTATCCATCTAGGCGGACGCAACGTGCTCGGCATCCTCGTGACGGAGGCGGGCATGGTCCGGCATTGGCCCATCCAGGTGGCATTCGCCCCTTCGGCGCGGCAGATCAACATGCTCAACCGCTTCTTGAACGACAATATCAAGGGCTGCAGCGTCCAGGAAGCCCAGGCCGCGGTGATGGCCAAGCTCGCGCAAATGGAGACGGAGTTCCGGGAGCTCACGGCCTTGGCCGGGGAGCTTCTGAAGGAAGTCGGGCATGTCATTGTTCCAGAGGCTCTTTATGTGGAAGGCGCCGACAATATCCTGAGCCAAGCCGAGGATCTGGGGGACTTCCATACTTTGCAATCTTTGCTCAGGGTGATCTCGGAAAAGGAGGCCCTGGCCGGGCTTATGGAGGAGGAGCTTTCCCACCGCCTTAAGGAGGAGAAGGGGCTGGGAAAGCCCTTGCAGTCGCGCGTGCGCATCGGACAAGAGAGCGGCATCCCCGAGCTCGGGCCCTTCAGCCTCGTCACCACGACCTACGAGCATAAGGGCCGGATCATGGGGGTGTTAGGCATTCTCGGATCCAAGCGCATGGAGTATTCGCGCATGATGAGTCTTGTCGAGTATATGAGCGACATCGTCTCGCGCAAGATACAGTCCTGGGACGTGGAGAGCGGCGATGACTGA
- a CDS encoding glycosyltransferase family 9 protein, whose translation MDILIVKLSALGDVLRTTSLLKPLHRRYPGCRIAWATAAGAKALIEGNPWIERVLSFEEAAEDGLNGKFDLVLSLEESDAAAALARAACRGELVGVVPGLGYTPSSAPYYDMSLLHKDLDGGHSAADRLKSRNLASYAKLWLDILGLPLPDSAADSRPILVLRDEDRRAARDLAARHGLAAGAAPIGINTGSGRRWPSKQLSCERTAALAEALHRRFKRPILLLGGPDEEGRNREIMERSPAALIDAGTGHGVRAFAAIVESCGLIVTSDTLCFHAATALERPVIVFTGPSSASELDAFGLGRKLSPDPACSCFYRPRCGRAKPCLEDMPVEDFLSAAEALLGAGMGVPVQ comes from the coding sequence ATGGACATATTGATAGTTAAGCTGTCCGCGTTGGGGGATGTCCTGCGCACGACCTCCCTTCTCAAGCCCCTCCATCGCCGCTACCCGGGGTGCCGCATCGCTTGGGCGACAGCGGCCGGGGCCAAGGCGCTCATCGAGGGCAATCCCTGGATCGAGCGCGTCCTGAGCTTTGAAGAGGCCGCCGAGGACGGCCTCAACGGAAAATTCGACCTGGTCCTGAGCCTCGAGGAAAGCGATGCTGCCGCGGCCCTGGCGCGCGCGGCCTGCCGGGGCGAGCTCGTGGGCGTGGTTCCGGGCCTCGGCTACACTCCCTCGAGCGCCCCCTATTACGACATGAGCCTTCTTCACAAGGACTTGGACGGGGGCCATTCGGCGGCCGACCGCCTCAAGTCCCGCAACTTGGCTTCCTATGCCAAGTTGTGGCTGGACATTCTGGGCCTGCCCCTGCCGGATAGCGCCGCGGACTCGAGGCCCATCCTGGTTCTGCGCGACGAGGACCGGCGCGCGGCGAGGGACTTGGCGGCGCGGCACGGGCTTGCCGCGGGGGCGGCGCCCATCGGGATCAACACCGGCTCGGGCCGGCGCTGGCCTTCAAAGCAGCTTTCTTGCGAGCGCACCGCCGCCTTGGCCGAGGCTCTGCATCGGCGCTTCAAGCGCCCTATTTTGCTGCTGGGAGGCCCGGACGAGGAAGGGCGCAATCGGGAAATAATGGAGCGGAGCCCCGCCGCCTTGATCGACGCCGGCACAGGGCACGGCGTCCGGGCCTTCGCCGCCATCGTGGAATCATGCGGCCTCATCGTGACCTCGGACACGCTGTGCTTCCACGCCGCGACCGCGCTCGAAAGGCCCGTGATCGTCTTCACGGGGCCGAGCTCCGCCTCGGAGCTTGACGCGTTCGGCCTGGGGCGCAAGCTGTCCCCGGACCCTGCCTGCTCCTGCTTCTACCGGCCGCGCTGCGGCCGCGCCAAGCCCTGTCTCGAGGACATGCCCGTGGAGGACTTTCTCTCCGCGGCGGAGGCTCTGCTGGGGGCCGGAATGGGCGTCCCTGTCCAATGA
- a CDS encoding polyprenol monophosphomannose synthase, whose amino-acid sequence MSPRILVMLPTYNERENILPLLDRIFGLGLGLEAVVVDDKSPDGTGELVRNMARRRPGLHLIERPGPRGRGLAGREGYLFALSRGVDYLVEMDADFSHEPRHIPELLAAVEHCDVVLGSRFVPGGGDAERSWRRRVLTRAANAYARLLLGLEAADCNSGFRCFSRRALQGIHPETMSSRGPSIVHEALYRAHAAGLRIKEVPIEFAERRAGATKLDLARLLSGLWWIARLRLLGFKAN is encoded by the coding sequence ATGAGCCCGCGGATACTGGTCATGCTCCCCACCTACAACGAGCGGGAGAATATCCTGCCCTTGCTCGATAGGATTTTCGGCCTGGGCCTGGGCTTGGAAGCGGTGGTCGTGGACGACAAGAGCCCGGACGGAACGGGAGAGCTCGTGAGAAACATGGCCCGCCGCCGTCCAGGGCTGCACTTGATCGAGAGGCCCGGCCCGCGGGGCCGGGGGCTGGCGGGCCGGGAGGGTTATCTCTTCGCCCTGAGCCGGGGAGTCGACTATTTGGTCGAGATGGACGCGGATTTCTCCCATGAGCCGCGGCATATCCCCGAGCTCCTTGCCGCGGTTGAGCACTGCGACGTGGTCCTGGGGTCGCGCTTCGTCCCGGGCGGCGGGGATGCCGAAAGATCCTGGAGGCGGAGGGTTCTCACGCGCGCGGCCAACGCCTATGCCCGGCTCCTGCTCGGTCTGGAGGCGGCCGACTGCAATTCGGGCTTCCGCTGCTTCTCGCGCCGGGCCCTCCAAGGCATCCATCCCGAAACCATGAGCTCCCGCGGGCCATCCATCGTGCACGAGGCCCTTTACCGCGCCCATGCTGCCGGGCTGCGGATCAAGGAAGTCCCGATCGAGTTCGCCGAGCGCAGGGCCGGAGCCACCAAGCTCGACCTGGCGCGGCTCTTGAGCGGATTATGGTGGATCGCCAGGCTGCGCCTTCTTGGTTTTAAGGCGAATTGA
- a CDS encoding ATP-dependent Clp protease proteolytic subunit encodes MIPQVIERATQGAVVGYDIYSRLLKDRIIFVGGYEGEFTTDSANILIAQLLYLESDDSTKDINLYINSPGGMVTAGLAVYDTMQYIKSPITTICMGMAMSFGAVILAAGTRGRRFALPQSRIMIHQPLVGGISGQATDIVVEAKEMAYTRTTLEKIMAKHTGQPMEKITRDMERNYYMSADEAKTYGIIDEVIVGHKLKELVHR; translated from the coding sequence ATCATACCTCAAGTCATCGAGCGGGCCACTCAGGGCGCGGTAGTTGGTTACGACATCTATTCGCGGTTGCTCAAGGACCGCATCATTTTCGTCGGGGGCTACGAGGGGGAGTTCACCACGGATTCCGCCAACATCCTCATCGCCCAGCTCCTCTATCTGGAGTCCGACGACAGCACCAAGGACATCAATCTCTACATCAACTCTCCCGGGGGCATGGTCACTGCGGGCCTGGCGGTCTACGACACCATGCAATACATCAAGTCGCCCATCACCACCATCTGCATGGGCATGGCCATGTCTTTCGGCGCCGTGATCCTCGCGGCCGGAACCCGGGGCAGGCGTTTCGCCCTGCCCCAGTCGCGTATCATGATCCACCAGCCCTTGGTGGGGGGGATCTCGGGACAAGCCACCGATATCGTGGTGGAGGCCAAGGAGATGGCCTACACCCGGACTACCCTGGAGAAGATCATGGCCAAGCACACCGGCCAACCCATGGAGAAGATCACGCGCGACATGGAGCGCAACTATTACATGTCCGCCGACGAGGCCAAGACCTACGGCATCATCGACGAAGTCATCGTCGGCCACAAGCTCAAAGAGCTGGTCCACCGTTAG
- a CDS encoding nucleotide exchange factor GrpE, whose amino-acid sequence MTDPAQAKPEAAPKADYYDQLIRLKAEFENYRKRVDREKPEFYRLGRAEVLLKLLPIYDLLQRAHEQVQAQTELAKGMEGIFKEFEKIFKEEGVAAMDPVGKPYDSYQHEVLGAVEREDLEEGTVVDVLQAGFMLQDKVLRPAKVRIAKNKETPAT is encoded by the coding sequence ATGACTGATCCAGCCCAGGCCAAGCCGGAGGCCGCGCCCAAGGCCGATTATTACGACCAGCTCATAAGGCTCAAGGCCGAATTCGAGAATTACCGCAAGAGGGTGGATCGGGAGAAGCCCGAGTTCTACCGCCTGGGCAGGGCCGAGGTCCTCTTGAAGCTGCTCCCGATCTACGACCTCCTCCAACGGGCGCACGAACAGGTCCAGGCCCAAACCGAACTCGCCAAGGGGATGGAGGGGATTTTCAAGGAGTTCGAGAAGATTTTTAAGGAAGAAGGCGTGGCGGCCATGGACCCGGTCGGGAAGCCCTACGACAGCTATCAGCACGAGGTCCTGGGCGCGGTGGAGCGGGAAGACTTGGAGGAGGGCACGGTCGTGGACGTTCTCCAGGCCGGCTTCATGCTCCAGGACAAGGTGCTCCGTCCGGCCAAGGTCCGCATCGCCAAGAATAAGGAGACCCCCGCAACGTAG
- a CDS encoding C40 family peptidase, with protein MKNLILSSFIGLAGTGLVQGQTPADPPEVAPAVSGSGQAWEEGVRFISQAWTDVLSAVTLMDSPAEGGQAPVNLEVAGIETPAAPQDLIAFDTQESGSDSADAMMKLTQKMKSVGKTYFLPLPVPEFVGLAKGDRDKKPHGPVSRVKWALKQWNGRLPLHQNSNWGVYDEDLVMALTLFKAVYGLGQDGHSIDSQTAAYLGSLESKSFAKLSLPPKSIGQSVLYAASQFLGVPYILGGDGRKSTDCAMLTRMAVICALPHMGAANLIGANFTRMADIQYQMAKGNILLSLRKGSGNPKGGPKPGDLVFFNNPTSQSGEAVDGVTHVGLYVGQGGLKTGGYILVASYSRGQVILDRMTEEDYLYGYIVGYGYIPEFKIMAVRKKSPKAQPGRK; from the coding sequence ATGAAAAATCTGATTCTCTCCAGTTTTATCGGTTTGGCGGGAACGGGTCTCGTCCAGGGACAAACCCCTGCCGATCCTCCCGAAGTCGCCCCGGCCGTCAGCGGTTCAGGGCAAGCATGGGAGGAGGGCGTCAGGTTCATCAGCCAGGCGTGGACGGATGTCCTTAGCGCCGTCACTCTCATGGACTCTCCGGCCGAGGGGGGCCAGGCGCCGGTCAATTTAGAGGTGGCCGGCATCGAGACCCCGGCCGCGCCGCAGGACTTGATCGCTTTCGATACCCAGGAAAGCGGCTCCGATTCGGCGGACGCCATGATGAAGCTTACCCAGAAGATGAAGAGCGTCGGGAAAACGTATTTTCTACCCTTGCCGGTCCCCGAATTCGTGGGCCTGGCCAAGGGAGACCGGGACAAAAAGCCCCACGGCCCGGTCAGCCGCGTCAAATGGGCCCTGAAACAATGGAACGGCCGATTGCCGCTTCACCAAAATTCCAACTGGGGAGTTTATGACGAGGATCTGGTCATGGCCTTGACCTTGTTCAAGGCGGTTTACGGTCTGGGGCAGGACGGCCACTCCATCGACTCGCAAACCGCCGCCTATTTAGGAAGCTTGGAAAGCAAGTCTTTCGCCAAGCTTTCGCTTCCCCCAAAGAGTATAGGCCAGAGCGTGCTTTATGCCGCTTCGCAATTCCTCGGCGTGCCCTACATTTTAGGGGGGGACGGAAGAAAATCCACGGACTGCGCCATGCTGACAAGGATGGCCGTTATTTGCGCGCTCCCTCATATGGGCGCCGCCAATCTGATTGGCGCGAACTTTACCCGTATGGCGGATATCCAATATCAGATGGCGAAAGGGAACATTTTACTCTCCCTGCGCAAGGGAAGCGGGAATCCGAAGGGAGGTCCCAAGCCGGGTGATTTGGTATTTTTCAATAATCCCACCAGCCAATCTGGAGAAGCCGTTGATGGGGTGACGCATGTCGGGCTTTACGTGGGTCAAGGAGGGCTAAAAACCGGCGGCTACATCTTGGTGGCTTCTTACAGTCGAGGCCAGGTGATTCTTGATCGCATGACGGAGGAGGACTATCTTTACGGTTATATCGTGGGCTACGGCTACATCCCCGAGTTCAAGATTATGGCCGTGAGGAAGAAATCCCCCAAGGCCCAGCCCGGGCGCAAATAA
- a CDS encoding PilZ domain-containing protein — protein sequence MKFLDFITRFRRYPEPSKSESSAQERRRSPRLRPPNLLDVYFWADTDVRYGDGQLEDISTLGVLFASEHEVLAGTLIKLKIHFPYAFRLKESLKMQARVMRCSKLKSQKRYRIACELDPLDEESSAKLKDFMGWIKDNP from the coding sequence GTGAAATTCCTCGATTTCATCACGCGCTTTCGCAGATATCCCGAACCCTCCAAGAGCGAGTCTTCCGCTCAAGAACGGCGGCGCAGTCCGCGCTTGCGTCCTCCGAATCTATTGGACGTCTATTTCTGGGCCGACACCGACGTGCGCTACGGGGACGGGCAATTGGAGGACATCTCGACGCTGGGGGTTCTCTTTGCTTCTGAGCACGAGGTGCTGGCGGGGACTTTGATCAAGCTCAAGATCCATTTCCCGTATGCCTTTCGCCTCAAGGAATCCCTCAAGATGCAGGCCCGGGTGATGCGCTGCTCCAAGCTTAAATCCCAGAAGCGCTACAGGATTGCCTGCGAACTCGACCCGTTAGACGAAGAGTCTTCGGCCAAGCTCAAGGACTTCATGGGCTGGATCAAGGATAATCCTTGA
- a CDS encoding recombinase family protein, translating into MNDQIRSDGTTRAALYARVSSERQADKDLSIPAQLKALRDYAVRRGWAIHTEYVDEARSARTADRPKFQEMISAAKQKQPPFNTILVWKLSRFARNREDSIIYKKLLRKHGVDVVSINEQIDDSPSGKLLEGIIEVIDEFYSANLSHDTIRGMKENARRGFLNGSIPPFGFTKVKLRVGNADKWKLEPDPKEVPVVRRIFKMCLAGNGAKEIARALNGEGLRTRRGRKWEINAIHYILRNETTTGVLIFNRVSKNSVKAVERPEDQMIRVEMAHPAIIEREVFERAQQLIKSRSPRRVHPRTVTSNYLLSGFLFCGKCGANMAGCAAKSSRFFYYTCHNKVRRGEHGCNAPLINREKIERSIVAQLKLRVLTEENLSKLIRLINEDVSQGKSQVEDQLEEKDGQIEVFNGRLDKLYAALETGKLDMDDLAPRIKELRGQIEALKTARIDLELQRASETIQANKAQVKAYSDDLHALLEDGSVFERKSFLRTFIKRIDLDKPNGGTIEYTLPLVPLNRSDRPNETGGHSAEEVLSFRQTGGVDGI; encoded by the coding sequence ATGAACGATCAAATCAGAAGCGACGGGACGACGCGGGCGGCGCTGTATGCCCGGGTCTCATCGGAACGGCAGGCGGACAAGGACCTCTCCATCCCGGCCCAACTCAAGGCGCTGAGGGATTACGCGGTCCGGAGAGGCTGGGCGATCCATACGGAGTACGTGGACGAGGCCCGAAGCGCGAGGACGGCGGACCGGCCGAAGTTCCAGGAGATGATCTCGGCGGCGAAGCAGAAGCAGCCGCCTTTCAACACCATCTTGGTCTGGAAGCTCTCCCGGTTCGCGCGCAACCGCGAAGACTCGATCATCTACAAGAAGCTCCTGCGCAAGCACGGGGTAGACGTGGTCTCGATCAACGAGCAGATCGACGACAGCCCGTCCGGGAAGCTCTTGGAGGGAATCATCGAGGTGATCGACGAGTTCTACTCGGCCAACCTCTCGCATGACACCATCCGGGGCATGAAGGAGAACGCGCGGCGCGGCTTCCTGAATGGGAGCATCCCGCCCTTTGGCTTCACCAAGGTGAAGCTGCGGGTCGGAAACGCGGACAAGTGGAAGCTCGAGCCCGATCCCAAGGAGGTCCCGGTCGTCAGGCGGATCTTCAAGATGTGCCTCGCCGGGAACGGCGCGAAGGAGATCGCGCGGGCCCTCAACGGCGAGGGGTTGCGAACGCGGCGCGGCAGAAAGTGGGAGATCAACGCGATCCACTACATCCTGCGCAACGAGACGACGACCGGGGTCCTGATCTTCAATCGCGTCAGCAAGAACTCGGTCAAGGCGGTGGAGCGGCCGGAGGACCAGATGATCCGGGTCGAGATGGCCCACCCGGCGATCATCGAGCGGGAGGTGTTCGAGCGGGCCCAACAGCTCATCAAGTCGCGTAGCCCCCGGCGCGTGCATCCCCGGACCGTGACCAGCAATTACCTGCTGAGCGGCTTCCTGTTCTGCGGCAAGTGCGGGGCGAACATGGCGGGCTGCGCGGCGAAAAGCTCGCGGTTCTTCTACTACACCTGTCACAACAAGGTTCGGCGCGGCGAGCACGGCTGCAACGCGCCGCTTATCAACCGCGAGAAGATCGAGCGCTCCATAGTCGCGCAGCTCAAGCTGCGGGTCCTTACCGAGGAGAACCTGAGCAAGCTCATTCGCCTGATCAACGAGGACGTGAGCCAAGGAAAGAGCCAGGTCGAGGACCAGCTAGAGGAGAAGGACGGCCAGATCGAGGTCTTCAACGGCCGGCTGGACAAGCTCTACGCGGCACTGGAGACCGGCAAGCTGGACATGGACGACCTCGCGCCTCGCATCAAGGAGCTGCGCGGCCAGATAGAGGCCCTGAAGACCGCCAGGATCGACCTGGAGCTGCAAAGAGCGTCCGAGACCATCCAGGCGAACAAGGCCCAGGTGAAGGCCTACTCGGATGATCTCCACGCGCTCCTGGAGGACGGCTCCGTGTTCGAGCGGAAGTCTTTCCTACGCACGTTCATCAAGCGGATCGACTTGGACAAGCCCAACGGCGGGACCATCGAGTACACGCTGCCGCTCGTGCCCCTAAACAGAAGTGACCGCCCGAATGAGACGGGCGGTCACTCTGCTGAGGAGGTTCTATCTTTCAGACAAACTGGCGGGGTCGACGGGATTTGA
- a CDS encoding methyltransferase domain-containing protein: MAQQAETDFDFAGYTRQSRKSWSQVAASYDLVSSRYFRPITQAFIAYAELSPGQRILDVACGSGAASLAAAKEVGDAGRILGVDLAPGMLKLARKRAKELLLDFIDFEEMNAEELALPNDSFDAVICQLGLMLFSRPDRALSEIVRVAKPGGSVACMVQGLRERMLLTGLVMKAMTEQAPQLKLPGAPSLYAFGAEGALEAAFKKAGLARISASRLAGTFRFDGIEHYWDTMTQGGGRTRLMLESLPAETQAAIRAEVFRLAAAHLAAEGLFIPYEFVMAKAVKI; the protein is encoded by the coding sequence ATGGCTCAACAGGCCGAGACGGATTTCGATTTCGCAGGCTACACCCGGCAGTCGCGCAAATCATGGAGCCAGGTCGCGGCGTCCTATGACCTTGTCAGCTCCCGCTACTTCCGCCCCATCACCCAGGCCTTCATCGCCTACGCGGAGTTGAGTCCCGGACAACGCATCCTGGACGTGGCCTGCGGCTCGGGGGCGGCATCGCTGGCGGCGGCCAAGGAAGTCGGCGACGCCGGACGGATACTGGGGGTGGACCTGGCCCCGGGAATGCTCAAGCTCGCGCGCAAGAGGGCCAAGGAGCTCCTCCTTGACTTCATTGATTTCGAGGAAATGAACGCGGAAGAACTGGCTCTTCCAAACGACTCGTTTGACGCCGTAATCTGCCAGCTCGGGCTCATGCTTTTCTCAAGGCCCGACAGGGCCCTCTCCGAGATCGTCCGAGTGGCCAAGCCCGGAGGCTCGGTCGCCTGCATGGTCCAAGGCCTGCGCGAGAGGATGCTCTTGACCGGGCTCGTCATGAAGGCCATGACCGAGCAAGCCCCCCAACTCAAGCTCCCCGGTGCGCCCAGCCTCTACGCCTTCGGCGCGGAGGGAGCGCTCGAGGCCGCGTTCAAGAAGGCGGGGCTTGCCCGGATATCCGCAAGCCGCCTGGCGGGGACCTTTCGCTTCGACGGGATAGAGCACTACTGGGACACCATGACCCAGGGAGGCGGCCGCACGCGCCTAATGCTAGAGAGCCTGCCGGCCGAGACCCAGGCCGCCATTCGCGCCGAGGTGTTCCGCCTGGCCGCGGCCCACCTGGCCGCCGAGGGCCTCTTCATCCCCTACGAATTCGTGATGGCCAAGGCGGTCAAGATATAG
- a CDS encoding YegS/Rv2252/BmrU family lipid kinase, with amino-acid sequence MKILFLINPAAGHGRARGRWEAVSPRILEAHPASEYWIASSPGQVRAMVQDGLRAGFDLLLAVGGDGTLGEAVDGFLSAPASERGQAGLGTWPAGSGCDTARHFGIKPTAEALLTLLDRPRLRLVDAGVCEFSDLEGQRRRRHFVNVAGWGLAGEVAVRVGAAGKPWGGTLSYFAASLGALLGSRPRPMDLVIDGIAQPRDLYHLAFLANTSAVGGGMKVAPGADPQDGLLDFVAVEGISRLELLRRFPSVYSGRHLGSAGVLYRRVRRLEASSPERVFLNLDGEAVGVLPARLEALPSCLPFLWP; translated from the coding sequence GTGAAAATTCTCTTTCTAATCAATCCCGCCGCGGGCCATGGCCGGGCCCGAGGGCGCTGGGAAGCGGTTTCCCCCCGGATCCTCGAGGCGCACCCCGCCTCCGAGTATTGGATCGCGTCCAGCCCCGGCCAAGTCCGGGCCATGGTCCAAGACGGGCTTCGTGCCGGCTTTGATCTCCTGCTGGCCGTGGGCGGGGACGGCACGCTTGGGGAGGCGGTGGACGGATTCTTGAGCGCTCCGGCCTCCGAGCGCGGGCAAGCGGGCTTGGGTACCTGGCCCGCGGGTTCCGGCTGCGACACGGCCCGGCATTTCGGCATAAAACCCACCGCCGAGGCCCTGCTGACCCTCCTGGATCGGCCGCGCCTGCGCTTGGTGGACGCGGGAGTGTGTGAATTCTCGGACTTGGAGGGGCAAAGACGCCGCCGCCACTTCGTCAATGTCGCCGGTTGGGGCTTGGCCGGCGAGGTGGCGGTCCGGGTCGGCGCGGCGGGCAAGCCCTGGGGCGGAACCTTGAGCTATTTCGCGGCCTCGCTCGGAGCCTTGCTTGGCTCCAGGCCTCGCCCCATGGACCTGGTGATTGACGGAATTGCCCAGCCTCGCGATCTTTACCATTTGGCATTTCTTGCCAACACCAGCGCCGTGGGCGGGGGCATGAAGGTGGCTCCCGGGGCTGATCCCCAGGACGGTCTCCTCGACTTTGTGGCCGTGGAGGGGATTTCGCGCCTCGAGCTGCTGCGGAGATTTCCCTCCGTCTACTCCGGAAGGCATCTGGGCTCCGCAGGGGTCTTGTACCGGCGGGTCCGCCGCCTGGAGGCTTCCTCTCCGGAGAGGGTTTTCCTCAACCTTGACGGAGAAGCCGTCGGGGTTCTGCCGGCGCGCTTGGAGGCCTTGCCCTCCTGTCTGCCTTTTCTTTGGCCCTAA